Proteins from one Desulfonema limicola genomic window:
- the trxA gene encoding thioredoxin codes for MADGVLEIDDSSFDKEVLQADIPVLVDFWAPWCGPCKAIAPTVEALAKEFSANIKFTKCNVDENPITPGKYGIRAIPTLIFFNKGEVADQITGMVAKAKLEDAINKLILISEGK; via the coding sequence ATGGCAGACGGTGTTTTAGAAATTGATGACAGCAGTTTTGACAAAGAAGTACTGCAGGCTGACATACCTGTATTAGTTGATTTCTGGGCTCCCTGGTGCGGCCCCTGCAAAGCTATTGCGCCTACAGTAGAAGCATTGGCAAAAGAATTTAGTGCCAATATCAAATTTACAAAATGTAATGTAGATGAAAATCCAATTACGCCAGGCAAATACGGTATCAGGGCAATTCCTACACTTATCTTCTTTAATAAAGGAGAAGTTGCAGACCAGATTACCGGAATGGTTGCAAAAGCCAAACTTGAAGATGCTATAAATAAATTAATATTGATCTCTGAAGGGAAGTAA
- the trxB gene encoding thioredoxin-disulfide reductase — protein MIIADYDLVIIGGGPAGLTAGLYSARARLNTILIEQAITGGQVMITDWVENYPGFPKGITGMELVRNMTEQAQEFGLKIEYDQVLSIDNISAPVKTLVLNNKTITAKAVIIATGASPRRLGIPGEAMFFGKGISSCATCDGPLYKDKVVVAVGGGDTAVQESVFLTKFAKKVYLVHRRDELRAAKILQERALANEKIEILWDTVVTGVSGLTHVETVNLKNLKTGEAKTLGTDGLFVWIGILPNADFLDDSIKKDEFGFIITDAGMAASIPGIFAAGDIRKTPLRQIATAVGDAAIAAVSAEHYLETL, from the coding sequence ATGATAATCGCTGATTATGATCTCGTTATTATCGGCGGGGGCCCGGCCGGACTTACGGCCGGGCTTTACTCTGCCCGTGCCCGTTTGAATACAATTTTGATTGAACAGGCAATAACCGGGGGGCAGGTCATGATAACGGACTGGGTTGAAAACTATCCTGGATTTCCTAAAGGCATTACCGGCATGGAACTTGTCCGCAATATGACAGAACAGGCACAGGAATTTGGTCTAAAAATAGAATATGACCAGGTTCTTTCCATTGACAATATATCAGCACCTGTAAAAACACTGGTTTTAAACAATAAGACTATTACAGCAAAAGCTGTTATTATTGCAACAGGCGCATCTCCCAGACGGCTGGGCATTCCTGGGGAAGCCATGTTTTTTGGCAAAGGCATATCCTCATGTGCAACCTGTGACGGCCCTTTGTACAAGGATAAGGTTGTTGTTGCAGTAGGGGGTGGAGATACTGCTGTACAGGAAAGTGTATTTTTAACGAAATTTGCTAAAAAGGTTTATCTTGTACATAGAAGGGATGAATTAAGAGCAGCAAAGATACTCCAGGAACGGGCTTTGGCTAATGAAAAGATTGAAATCCTGTGGGATACTGTGGTTACAGGTGTCAGCGGGCTTACACATGTTGAAACCGTAAATCTTAAAAATCTTAAAACCGGTGAAGCCAAAACCCTTGGAACTGACGGTCTTTTTGTATGGATCGGAATTCTGCCGAATGCAGATTTTCTTGATGATTCCATTAAAAAAGATGAATTTGGATTTATTATAACTGATGCAGGCATGGCTGCTTCAATTCCAGGCATATTTGCAGCAGGAGATATCAGGAAAACTCCTTTGCGCCAGATTGCTACTGCTGTTGGTGATGCAGCAATTGCAGCAGTTTCAGCAGAGCATTATTTAGAGACTTTGTAA
- a CDS encoding outer membrane protein assembly factor BamD, with product MKKIICLSIVCLFLCSGCSFFRAKEEKTAVELVSGGMEAFEDGKYQKAIDSFIKLKEWYPFSKYASLAELKIAESYYHLKEYDEAVIAYEDFENLHPRNEAIPYIIYQIGNCYFEQMGSVDRDQTSVKKALDTYKRLIRQFPDSMYALKAEKNINECEKSLAGHELYVGMFYYKSNHYKPALSRFKSLVSSFPDLGIHEKALEYISLCENAIQKNQEEN from the coding sequence ATGAAAAAAATTATTTGTTTAAGTATTGTCTGCCTTTTTTTGTGTTCAGGATGTTCATTCTTTCGGGCCAAAGAGGAAAAAACTGCTGTTGAACTTGTTTCCGGGGGTATGGAGGCTTTTGAGGATGGAAAATATCAAAAAGCCATTGATTCTTTTATTAAATTAAAGGAATGGTATCCTTTCAGCAAATATGCAAGCCTTGCAGAACTCAAGATTGCTGAATCATATTATCATTTAAAAGAATATGATGAAGCTGTAATAGCTTATGAGGATTTTGAAAACCTTCATCCGCGCAATGAAGCAATCCCTTATATTATTTACCAGATAGGAAATTGTTATTTTGAACAAATGGGTTCAGTTGACAGGGATCAGACATCTGTAAAAAAAGCACTTGATACCTATAAAAGACTCATAAGGCAGTTTCCTGACAGCATGTATGCACTGAAAGCTGAAAAAAATATTAATGAATGTGAAAAAAGCCTTGCAGGTCATGAGCTTTATGTGGGCATGTTTTATTATAAAAGCAATCATTATAAACCTGCCCTGAGCAGATTTAAATCACTTGTTTCCAGTTTCCCTGATCTGGGAATCCATGAAAAAGCACTGGAATATATTAGTCTTTGTGAAAATGCCATACAGAAAAATCAGGAAGAAAACTAA
- the rpmB gene encoding 50S ribosomal protein L28 encodes MSRMCEICGKKPLVGNNVSHAHNVNKRRFNPNLQRVRALHQGRTRKMVVCTNCIKSGRIIKTA; translated from the coding sequence ATGTCCAGGATGTGTGAAATCTGCGGCAAAAAGCCGCTTGTGGGAAATAATGTAAGTCATGCCCATAATGTAAATAAACGCCGTTTTAATCCAAACCTGCAAAGGGTAAGAGCATTACACCAGGGAAGAACAAGAAAGATGGTTGTATGCACCAACTGCATTAAATCAGGCCGTATAATAAAAACTGCCTAA
- a CDS encoding RelA/SpoT family protein, which yields MIRINDIIDKVFDNNPEADLDIIDRAYIYSARVHDGQVRLSGEPYLSHPLEVAGILADMRLDPVSIAAGLLHDVIEDTHATREQIEDMFGPEVAHIVSGVTKLSKVHANSAQARQAESIRKMLLAMADDIRVILIKLADRLHNMRTLGFHKKEEKKKKISQETLDIYAPLASRLGIYWIKKELEDTSFMYMYPDEYSRIKGLVSKDKEERENYIDTVRGMIKAEMEKAGLPCEVKGRYKHFFSIRQKMLSQNLSFEEVYDIIAFRIITDTKSRCYEALGILHALWKPIDIKFKDYIGRPKPNMYQSLHTTVIGPYGERVEIQIRTLEMDNVAESGIAAHWGYKEGKRIDENVSKKFAWIQNLVENQANINDPDEFLESVRIDLFPDEVYVFTPHGEIKSLNKGSTPVDFAYMIHTEVGNQCVGAKVNGRMVPLKYELNTGDIVEIITANNHHPSKDWLSFVKTVKAKSRIKQWIKIQEKERSISLGRELCEKAFRKAKLNYNALVKSEEMDQVIADFGFKSLEDLIANVGYGKITPLQVVRKFERKSELEETKDSIFNKLVNKVIKKKNRAGVTVKGIDDVLVRFGKCCQPVPGDAITGYITQGQGVTVHRVSCVNALTMNPERQIDIEWNQQSEETYPVKIQIHSYDRVGLLADLASNISKNGANILNVHSEIREDKTVDSFFTLAVKDTDHLKKVLTAIKKVKLIAKVKRVDV from the coding sequence ATGATCCGCATAAACGATATAATTGATAAGGTTTTTGATAACAACCCTGAGGCAGATCTGGATATAATAGACCGTGCTTATATCTATTCTGCCAGGGTTCATGATGGTCAGGTCAGGCTTTCAGGAGAACCTTATTTGTCCCATCCTCTTGAAGTAGCCGGAATTTTAGCTGATATGCGCCTTGATCCTGTAAGCATTGCAGCAGGTCTTTTGCATGATGTTATTGAAGACACCCACGCAACCAGGGAGCAGATTGAAGATATGTTTGGTCCCGAGGTAGCGCATATTGTTTCAGGTGTTACCAAACTGAGCAAGGTTCATGCAAACAGCGCCCAGGCACGCCAGGCAGAAAGCATTAGAAAAATGCTTTTAGCTATGGCTGACGATATAAGGGTTATCCTTATCAAGCTGGCAGACAGACTCCATAATATGCGTACCTTGGGATTTCACAAAAAAGAAGAAAAAAAGAAAAAAATATCCCAGGAAACTCTTGATATTTATGCTCCTCTTGCATCCAGGCTGGGGATTTACTGGATTAAAAAAGAACTGGAAGACACATCATTTATGTATATGTATCCTGATGAATATTCCAGAATTAAAGGACTGGTAAGCAAAGATAAAGAAGAACGTGAAAACTATATTGATACTGTCAGGGGCATGATTAAGGCTGAAATGGAAAAAGCCGGGCTTCCGTGCGAGGTAAAAGGTCGGTATAAACATTTTTTCAGTATCCGCCAGAAAATGCTTTCCCAAAACCTTAGTTTTGAAGAAGTATATGATATTATTGCGTTCAGGATTATAACTGATACAAAATCCCGTTGTTATGAAGCTCTGGGTATATTACATGCTCTATGGAAACCCATTGATATTAAATTTAAAGATTATATCGGCCGTCCAAAACCCAATATGTATCAGTCTCTTCATACCACTGTTATAGGTCCCTATGGTGAAAGGGTTGAAATCCAGATTAGGACCTTGGAAATGGATAATGTTGCAGAATCAGGCATAGCTGCCCACTGGGGTTATAAAGAAGGTAAAAGAATTGATGAAAATGTAAGCAAGAAATTTGCATGGATACAAAACCTGGTTGAAAATCAGGCCAATATAAATGATCCAGATGAATTTTTAGAAAGTGTCCGTATTGATCTTTTTCCTGATGAGGTTTATGTATTTACCCCCCATGGCGAGATAAAATCTCTTAATAAAGGATCAACCCCGGTGGATTTTGCATACATGATACATACAGAGGTGGGTAACCAATGTGTGGGTGCAAAGGTCAACGGCCGGATGGTTCCATTGAAATATGAATTAAATACAGGTGATATTGTTGAAATAATTACTGCAAATAATCACCACCCAAGCAAAGACTGGTTAAGTTTTGTTAAAACAGTTAAAGCAAAATCCAGAATAAAACAGTGGATAAAAATCCAGGAAAAAGAGCGCAGTATTTCTCTGGGCAGGGAATTGTGTGAAAAGGCTTTTCGCAAAGCAAAACTCAATTATAATGCTCTTGTTAAATCAGAAGAAATGGATCAGGTAATAGCTGATTTTGGATTTAAATCCTTAGAGGATCTTATAGCAAATGTAGGATATGGCAAGATCACTCCCCTTCAGGTAGTAAGGAAGTTTGAGCGTAAATCCGAGCTGGAAGAAACCAAAGACTCAATTTTTAATAAACTTGTCAATAAGGTTATTAAAAAGAAAAACAGGGCAGGGGTTACTGTTAAAGGGATTGATGATGTGCTGGTGCGTTTTGGCAAATGCTGCCAGCCTGTTCCAGGTGATGCTATCACAGGATATATTACCCAGGGCCAGGGTGTTACTGTTCACCGGGTAAGCTGTGTTAATGCCCTGACAATGAACCCAGAGCGTCAGATAGATATTGAATGGAATCAGCAGTCAGAAGAAACCTATCCTGTTAAAATTCAAATTCATTCCTATGACCGTGTAGGACTGCTTGCAGATCTTGCATCCAATATAAGCAAAAACGGGGCTAATATTTTAAATGTTCATTCTGAAATAAGAGAGGATAAGACAGTTGACAGCTTCTTCACCCTGGCCGTTAAAGATACAGATCATCTGAAAAAGGTTTTAACGGCCATCAAAAAGGTAAAGCTGATTGCAAAAGTAAAACGAGTAGATGTTTAG
- the proS gene encoding proline--tRNA ligase, protein MAKQVKTAVTPTRSEDYSEWYQQVVKASDMAEHSPVRGCMVIKPWGYSLWENIVKELDDLFKATGVKNAYFPLFIPLSFLEKEAEHVEGFAKECAVVTHHRLEKNEQGGLSPAGKLTEPLVVRPTSETIIGDSFAKWVSSYRDLPLLINQWANVVRWEMRTRIFLRTSEFLWQEGHTVHATDKEAVERTKLMLDVYAQLAEEYLAMPVIKGRKTKSERFPGAEDTLCIEAMMQDCKALQAGTSHFLGQNFAKASGIKFQNAQESEEFAWTTSWGASTRLIGGIIMIHGDDDGIILPPRVASSHIVLLPISPKEKDRTLVMEFTENLAKELRNTWYHNSRLRVEIDYRDTGGARGWDWIKKGIPVRVEIGPRDIADNSVFVGRRDKEHRDKKSYKRDEFISAIKDILDEIQQNLYNRAVSFRQAHMKSIDDKNAFYEYFTPENRETPEIHGGFAISHWCGSEECEAKIKEDLQVTIRCIPLDRIKENGKCICCGQSSQERVIYSKSY, encoded by the coding sequence ATGGCAAAACAGGTAAAAACGGCAGTTACGCCTACACGGAGTGAAGATTATTCTGAATGGTATCAGCAGGTGGTAAAAGCATCTGATATGGCTGAACATTCTCCTGTAAGGGGATGTATGGTAATAAAACCATGGGGTTATTCTTTATGGGAAAATATTGTAAAAGAACTGGATGATCTGTTCAAGGCAACAGGGGTTAAAAATGCTTATTTTCCCCTTTTTATTCCACTCAGTTTTCTTGAAAAAGAAGCTGAACATGTGGAAGGTTTTGCCAAGGAATGCGCTGTTGTTACCCATCACCGCCTGGAAAAAAATGAACAAGGAGGTCTCAGTCCTGCTGGAAAACTCACAGAACCCCTGGTTGTCAGACCCACCTCTGAAACCATTATCGGTGATTCCTTTGCAAAATGGGTCAGCAGCTACCGGGATCTGCCTTTGCTCATAAATCAGTGGGCAAATGTAGTGCGCTGGGAAATGCGTACCCGTATTTTTTTGAGAACCAGTGAATTTTTATGGCAGGAAGGGCACACTGTTCATGCCACAGATAAAGAAGCTGTTGAAAGAACAAAACTTATGCTGGATGTATATGCACAGCTTGCAGAAGAATATCTTGCCATGCCTGTAATCAAAGGCCGGAAAACCAAATCAGAGAGATTTCCAGGAGCTGAAGATACATTGTGCATTGAAGCCATGATGCAGGACTGTAAGGCACTTCAGGCCGGTACTTCTCATTTTCTTGGACAGAATTTTGCAAAAGCTTCAGGTATAAAATTTCAAAATGCACAAGAATCAGAAGAATTTGCATGGACAACATCATGGGGAGCTTCTACCAGGCTCATTGGAGGAATTATTATGATCCATGGTGATGATGACGGCATTATCCTTCCTCCACGAGTAGCATCCTCTCATATTGTACTTCTTCCCATAAGTCCAAAAGAAAAAGACCGCACTCTGGTTATGGAATTTACAGAAAACCTGGCAAAAGAATTGAGAAATACCTGGTATCACAATTCAAGGCTTCGTGTTGAAATTGATTACAGGGATACAGGCGGAGCCAGGGGCTGGGACTGGATTAAAAAAGGTATTCCAGTAAGGGTTGAAATCGGGCCCCGAGATATTGCAGATAATTCTGTTTTTGTCGGCCGCCGTGATAAAGAACACAGGGATAAGAAATCCTATAAGCGTGATGAGTTTATTTCTGCAATTAAAGACATTCTGGATGAAATACAGCAGAATTTGTATAACAGGGCTGTATCTTTCAGGCAGGCTCATATGAAATCCATTGATGATAAAAATGCCTTTTATGAATATTTTACCCCTGAAAACAGGGAAACCCCTGAAATACACGGCGGTTTTGCCATTTCCCACTGGTGCGGTTCAGAGGAATGTGAAGCTAAAATAAAAGAAGATCTGCAGGTAACTATTCGATGTATCCCCCTTGACAGGATTAAGGAAAACGGCAAATGTATCTGCTGCGGCCAATCAAGTCAGGAGCGTGTCATATATTCAAAATCATATTAA
- the ispG gene encoding flavodoxin-dependent (E)-4-hydroxy-3-methylbut-2-enyl-diphosphate synthase: MLFTSIRKKTRQIKVGNVEIGGSAPVSVQSMTNTFTQDVPATIKQIRQLEDAGCEIVRIAVPDQEAALAVASIKKNISIPLIADIHFDYRLAIASIKAGADGLRINPGNIGSREKIKAVVDCAREQNLPIRIGVNAGSLEKDLVEKYKGVNAQAMVESAMRHIHLLESFDYHEIKISIKASDVGRTVEAYRLLSEKTDYPLHVGVTEAGGLYSGIVKSSLGIGMILAQGIGDTIRVSLTRDPVEEIRVGYEILKGLGIRRHGPEIISCPTCGRCKINLFDIAEQVEKALLSYPYPIKVAIMGCVVNGPGEAREADIGIAGGDDIGILFKKGKVVKKFPQEKLVQVLLDEIEKLDKKSYKI; encoded by the coding sequence ATGTTATTTACTTCTATACGAAAAAAAACACGTCAAATCAAGGTCGGTAATGTAGAAATCGGGGGCAGTGCTCCTGTTTCTGTCCAGTCCATGACCAATACATTTACTCAGGATGTACCTGCAACTATCAAACAGATCAGACAGCTTGAAGATGCAGGCTGTGAGATTGTCAGGATAGCAGTGCCTGACCAGGAGGCAGCCTTAGCTGTTGCTTCTATTAAAAAAAATATTTCAATACCCTTGATAGCTGATATTCATTTTGATTACAGGCTGGCAATTGCTTCTATTAAAGCAGGTGCTGACGGCTTGAGGATAAATCCCGGCAATATAGGGAGCAGGGAAAAGATAAAAGCAGTTGTTGACTGTGCAAGGGAACAAAACCTGCCCATAAGAATTGGAGTTAATGCAGGCTCACTTGAAAAGGATCTTGTTGAAAAATATAAAGGGGTTAATGCCCAGGCTATGGTTGAAAGTGCCATGCGCCATATTCATCTTCTTGAATCTTTTGATTATCATGAGATAAAGATTTCCATAAAAGCCTCAGATGTGGGGCGTACAGTTGAAGCATACAGGCTGCTTTCAGAAAAAACAGATTATCCCCTTCATGTCGGGGTAACAGAGGCCGGCGGACTATATTCAGGTATTGTTAAATCATCTCTTGGTATTGGAATGATCCTGGCACAGGGCATTGGAGATACTATCAGGGTTTCACTTACCCGTGATCCTGTTGAAGAAATAAGAGTAGGCTATGAAATCCTGAAAGGTCTGGGAATACGCAGGCACGGGCCTGAGATTATTTCCTGCCCTACCTGCGGAAGATGTAAAATTAACCTTTTTGATATTGCAGAACAGGTTGAAAAAGCCCTTCTGTCTTATCCTTATCCCATCAAGGTTGCCATAATGGGCTGTGTGGTCAACGGTCCTGGAGAAGCCAGGGAAGCTGATATTGGAATTGCAGGTGGAGATGATATTGGGATTTTATTTAAAAAAGGAAAGGTTGTAAAAAAGTTTCCTCAGGAAAAGCTTGTCCAGGTATTGCTGGATGAGATTGAAAAATTAGATAAAAAATCTTATAAGATTTGA
- the mltF gene encoding membrane-bound lytic murein transglycosylase MltF gives MNLSKNTFFKNQLKKFVLLLIAVFFIYGCEKKNDSIRLSPLKKIINSGEITMITYNNANCYYQYQDQYMGFEYDLARAFADYLGVVLKVQTVDKWEDMLDIIQNNPGSFMAASLTITKERQKQVLFSDPYMNVVQNIIVHRDNDNINSINDLTDKVVHVRKGTAYEERLMALRQQGIDLKIELYEDTSSEELIRRVAEKNIEMTIADSNIALLNRRYYPQIKLSGAVSKNDSLAWAVHPDAEQLLKRINVFFKTINNNGVFLKIYNQYYGDIDFFDYADLDKFHRLIDSHLPRYLPLIKKSAKQHGFDWRLIASMIYQESHLDPKAQSGSGACGLMQITRSTAKRLGLKDIFNPELNIKTGVKLLGILYALYDKAEGEDRLYLAIAAYNIGQGHILDARNLAESMGLDPNLWSSLSKTLPLLMEEKYYKKSLYGYCRGIEPIEYVSKVMIYYDILKQQNIRSQEN, from the coding sequence TTGAATCTATCAAAAAACACCTTTTTTAAAAACCAGTTAAAAAAATTTGTTTTACTCTTGATTGCCGTTTTTTTTATTTATGGGTGTGAAAAAAAAAACGATAGTATAAGGCTTTCACCTTTAAAAAAAATTATTAATTCAGGTGAAATAACCATGATCACTTATAATAATGCCAACTGCTATTATCAATACCAGGATCAGTATATGGGGTTTGAATATGATCTTGCCAGGGCTTTTGCCGATTATCTGGGAGTAGTACTCAAGGTACAAACTGTTGATAAATGGGAGGATATGCTGGATATTATTCAAAATAACCCAGGCAGTTTTATGGCAGCCAGCCTGACAATCACAAAGGAGCGCCAGAAACAGGTTCTTTTTTCAGATCCATATATGAATGTTGTACAAAATATTATTGTTCACAGGGATAATGATAATATTAATTCGATTAATGATCTTACAGACAAGGTTGTCCATGTCAGAAAAGGCACTGCCTATGAAGAGAGGCTCATGGCACTTCGGCAGCAGGGGATTGATCTTAAAATTGAACTTTATGAAGATACATCTTCCGAGGAACTTATACGCCGGGTTGCTGAAAAAAACATTGAAATGACTATTGCAGACAGCAATATTGCTCTGCTCAACCGCAGATATTATCCCCAGATAAAATTAAGCGGTGCTGTCAGTAAAAACGACTCCCTGGCCTGGGCAGTTCATCCTGATGCAGAACAATTATTAAAACGCATTAACGTATTTTTTAAAACAATAAACAACAACGGTGTTTTTTTAAAAATTTATAATCAATATTATGGAGATATTGATTTTTTTGACTATGCTGATCTTGATAAATTTCACAGGCTGATTGATTCCCATCTGCCCAGATACCTGCCCTTGATTAAAAAATCTGCAAAACAGCACGGTTTTGACTGGAGACTGATAGCTTCTATGATTTACCAGGAATCTCATCTTGATCCCAAAGCTCAAAGCGGTTCCGGGGCCTGCGGCCTGATGCAGATAACAAGGTCAACAGCAAAAAGATTGGGACTCAAGGATATATTTAATCCTGAATTAAATATCAAAACAGGAGTTAAACTTCTTGGAATATTGTATGCCCTTTACGACAAAGCCGAGGGGGAAGACCGCCTTTATCTTGCCATTGCAGCCTATAATATCGGACAGGGGCATATACTGGATGCACGTAATCTTGCAGAGTCAATGGGCTTAGACCCCAATCTCTGGTCTTCCCTTTCAAAAACCCTGCCCCTTCTTATGGAGGAAAAATATTATAAAAAATCATTATATGGATACTGCCGGGGAATTGAGCCAATAGAATATGTCAGCAAGGTTATGATCTATTATGATATTTTAAAACAGCAGAATATTCGGAGCCAGGAAAACTGA
- a CDS encoding methyltetrahydrofolate cobalamin methyltransferase, with amino-acid sequence MIIIGELINSSRKAVADAIENKDAGIIQKLSKDQDQAGADYIDINAGTFVGRELECMKWLLENVQKVTDKPCTIDSPDPNVIQAALEIHKGIPMINSISLEKERYDKLMPIIAGTDIKVIALCMSDEGMPTTMEDRQKIADKLVNGLVKNNVNIENIFIDPLVQPISVNKEFGMEFLCSIENIMKNFKGIHTVCGLSNISYGLPARKVLNRAFMTMAVSRGLDAAIIDPLDKKMMRAIIAAQALSGQDDFCVNYLQAYRSGMF; translated from the coding sequence ATGATTATTATCGGAGAACTAATTAATTCCAGCCGAAAAGCTGTGGCTGATGCCATAGAAAACAAAGATGCTGGAATCATTCAAAAACTGTCAAAAGACCAGGATCAGGCTGGAGCTGATTATATTGATATAAATGCTGGAACTTTTGTCGGCAGAGAGCTTGAGTGTATGAAATGGCTCCTGGAAAATGTTCAGAAGGTAACTGACAAACCCTGCACAATTGACAGTCCTGATCCAAATGTTATCCAGGCAGCTCTGGAGATTCATAAAGGTATTCCAATGATCAATTCCATTTCCCTGGAAAAAGAGCGTTACGATAAACTTATGCCCATTATTGCAGGAACTGATATAAAGGTAATAGCACTTTGCATGAGTGATGAAGGTATGCCCACAACAATGGAAGACCGTCAAAAGATTGCTGATAAACTTGTAAATGGACTGGTTAAAAACAATGTAAATATTGAAAACATCTTTATAGATCCCCTGGTTCAGCCCATATCAGTCAATAAAGAATTTGGAATGGAATTTCTTTGTTCAATAGAAAATATTATGAAAAATTTCAAGGGTATTCACACGGTCTGCGGGCTTTCCAATATTTCTTACGGTCTTCCTGCACGAAAGGTTTTAAATCGCGCATTTATGACAATGGCTGTTTCCAGAGGACTGGATGCTGCTATTATTGATCCACTGGATAAAAAAATGATGAGGGCAATTATTGCAGCCCAGGCATTGTCTGGACAGGATGATTTTTGCGTGAATTATCTGCAGGCATACCGGTCAGGAATGTTTTAA
- a CDS encoding corrinoid protein, protein MSDYQPIINALIGCDMAKTTELVNLSLTQGIDAKDILNQGLIPAMDIVGQKMETGEMFIPEVLMAAQVMSSATEILKPTLAKEDSDAKGTVIIGTVKGDLHDIGKNLVGMMMESGGLEVHNLGVDVEPERFAAQVQEKKAGILCLSALLTTTMPMMQKTIDILKDKGLRDQVKVMIGGAPVTQTYADQIGADAYASDAGSAARLAKSLI, encoded by the coding sequence ATGTCAGATTATCAGCCAATTATTAACGCATTAATAGGATGCGACATGGCAAAAACCACGGAACTGGTAAACCTGTCTCTGACCCAGGGAATAGATGCAAAAGATATTCTCAATCAGGGACTGATTCCAGCAATGGATATAGTAGGCCAAAAAATGGAAACAGGGGAGATGTTTATCCCTGAAGTTCTCATGGCTGCACAGGTTATGAGTTCTGCTACTGAAATCCTTAAGCCCACCCTGGCAAAAGAAGATTCAGATGCCAAAGGAACCGTAATTATTGGAACTGTCAAAGGTGATCTCCATGATATTGGAAAAAATCTTGTAGGCATGATGATGGAAAGCGGGGGGCTTGAAGTGCATAATCTTGGGGTGGACGTTGAACCTGAAAGATTTGCTGCACAGGTTCAGGAAAAAAAAGCAGGCATACTCTGCCTTTCCGCATTATTGACAACAACTATGCCAATGATGCAAAAGACTATTGATATACTTAAAGACAAAGGTTTAAGAGACCAGGTCAAGGTTATGATCGGGGGAGCGCCTGTTACCCAGACCTATGCAGATCAGATTGGTGCAGATGCTTATGCATCTGATGCAGGCTCTGCTGCCCGTTTGGCAAAATCTTTGATTTAA